acctttggaggttcacaaccgccaacagcacattttTGAATGACACACAGGCCGGAGAGTAGACCTATGGTCTTGCATGAGGCAAGCGTCGTTCGTGGATGCTCAAGTTCACGGCCAGCTGCGACTTCCAACATTGTCGCCTCTTGCAGCTCTCACGATCGATGGAGGTTCGTCGAAGCCTTTATGGCGCGGACGAAGGGACTCCCATACTGTCTGTTCATCTTCACAACCTTCTCGTATGGTCTGTCCTGGACTTGGTATATCGACACGTTCGGCCGGCTCCGACACTGCTAGCCTACGGCTGGGCGATGGCGTCCTGCACCCCAGAGGCCTGTCGATCTGTCGTCAAGCTAATGTGGTGGGTGAACGCTCCTGCTGAACGCCAGTCTGTACCGATGCATCGATGCTGGCAAGCACTCTGCAGAAATGGATCATCCTTACAGATCTGTTTGAGACTTACGGGACCACTTCACCGCCATGGCCTACGAGTACGAGTACGATGTTGAGAAGAATAGAAGCGTCGCTGGAGATGTTCATAATGCCAGCAGCGAGCGGAGTAGCCAGGAGAAGAAACGGCCTAGCATGGGGTACGAAGATGGCGCTGTGCCTGGAGAGAGCTTCGAAGTCGGCAATGGTCTATACGCCAAGATTCAACGTCTAGCTGGTCGATTTCATGTTGAGCAGAGAGGTATTGAGAGAGTGCCGGAGGATGAGCGGACGGGCACTGGCTTCAAGGCATTGCTCAATGTCTCTACCATAGTAGGCGTGCCGGTCGAGCTGCTGCGACAGCAGTATGCTGACTGATACCAGTGGCTGTCCGCCAACATGGTCGTCTCCTCCTTCGCGATCGGTATTCTGGCCAAGTCTCTCTTCTACCTCGCTGTCGCCGATGCTATGCTGGTCTGCCTCTTCTTCAACCTGATCGGTATCACGCCAGTCTGCTACTTCTCCTGCTTCGGTCCAAACTTCGGCTTGCGACAAATGGT
This genomic window from Fulvia fulva chromosome 4, complete sequence contains:
- a CDS encoding Purine-cytosine permease fcyB — its product is MAYEYEYDVEKNRSVAGDVHNASSERSSQEKKRPSMGYEDGAVPGESFEVGNGLYAKIQRLAGRFHVEQRGIERVPEDERTGTGFKALLNVSTIWLSANMVVSSFAIGILAKSLFYLAVADAMLVCLFFNLIGITPVCYFSCFGPNFGLRQMVLSRFWFGWWGVKLIAIFNVLACIGWSSVNSIVGAQLIHTVNNDVPGFAGVLIIAFCTMIVCFFGYKVVHAYEFYSWIPSFIIFVIVLGVFAHSGDFVNIPWETGTSEMGNVLSFGATVYGFATGWTSYAADYTSTDHQPNRARESSSGPGSA